The following are encoded in a window of Sphingobium sp. AP49 genomic DNA:
- a CDS encoding alpha/beta hydrolase has product MDSPVFAPATFDRRAWPTGGQLDYWHAPDGWPVRRYRLGSGRRGRMLILGGRGDMIEKYLEVIHHWAMRGWAVTSFDWRGQGGSGRLTDDPLCGHIDDFGRWISDLQDFSKDWHREGQGPSVMLGHSMGGHMLIRALAEDAVCPDAAVAVAPMLGLHTAPLPRWLAVAIADAMCAIGKGRERAWTQKEESERQRRLRQKRLTHDPDRYADEIWWRDHDRSIALGPPSWNWVRQALESTRALESGTGPERISVPMLLLATRVDQLVATPAIRRIAARLPDARLHVYGREAAHEILRELDPVRLDALARIDAFLDEVAC; this is encoded by the coding sequence ATGGATTCGCCCGTCTTCGCTCCCGCGACCTTCGACCGCCGTGCCTGGCCGACAGGCGGGCAACTGGACTATTGGCATGCCCCCGATGGCTGGCCTGTCCGCCGCTATCGGCTGGGTTCGGGGCGCCGCGGCCGGATGCTCATTCTGGGCGGACGCGGCGACATGATCGAGAAATATCTGGAGGTGATCCATCACTGGGCGATGCGCGGCTGGGCGGTAACCAGTTTCGACTGGCGCGGCCAGGGTGGGTCGGGCCGGCTGACCGATGATCCGCTGTGCGGCCATATCGATGATTTTGGCCGGTGGATCTCAGATTTACAGGATTTTTCAAAAGATTGGCATCGCGAAGGGCAAGGCCCATCGGTCATGCTGGGGCATAGTATGGGCGGCCATATGCTGATCCGCGCCCTGGCCGAAGATGCTGTTTGCCCCGATGCTGCCGTGGCGGTCGCGCCCATGCTGGGCCTGCATACGGCGCCCTTGCCGCGCTGGCTGGCGGTCGCAATCGCCGACGCCATGTGCGCTATCGGCAAGGGCCGAGAACGTGCCTGGACGCAGAAGGAGGAGAGCGAACGGCAGCGCCGGTTGCGGCAGAAACGCCTGACGCATGACCCCGATCGTTATGCCGACGAAATCTGGTGGCGGGATCATGATCGGAGTATCGCGCTGGGGCCGCCGAGCTGGAACTGGGTGCGGCAGGCGCTCGAATCGACTCGGGCGCTCGAGTCGGGAACGGGACCTGAGCGAATCAGCGTACCGATGCTGCTGCTGGCGACGCGGGTCGATCAACTGGTCGCCACGCCGGCCATTCGCCGGATTGCCGCACGCTTGCCCGATGCGCGCTTGCACGTCTATGGGCGCGAGGCCGCGCATGAAATCCTGCGCGAACTTGACCCGGTCCGCCTCGATGCGCTGGCGCGGATCGATGCCTTTCTGGACGAGGTTGCCTGTTGA
- the cpaB gene encoding Flp pilus assembly protein CpaB, with protein MDAKKIVLLVGALIIAVTTALLARSMLSSSSAPQVNAAAMPEADQPHVLVATKALPVGTILDPESFRFQPWPKDLIEAAYYLKGEADPTKLAGSVVRNPITAGQPLTQGAIIRPGDRGFLAAALGPGMRAVTVPVSAQNSVAGFVFPGDRIDLVLTQTVAGGGDGAPLRVSETILRNLRVLATDQRTDALGPDGKPVVQTYSNVTLEVTPKIAEKIAVSQTIGSLSLSLRSIADTASDLDAAIAGTDVDLPDGASPGSEKSIIAKIAARPVDRGSTYSTGADVSRYQRSSVPAKPDAGMAVAGANGAPVGTAVFKGPTIRIARGTNVTEVPVGGK; from the coding sequence ATGGACGCTAAGAAGATCGTGCTGCTGGTGGGGGCGCTTATCATAGCGGTCACTACAGCTTTGCTTGCGCGCAGCATGCTGAGTTCATCCAGCGCGCCACAGGTCAATGCGGCAGCCATGCCGGAAGCAGACCAGCCGCATGTGCTGGTCGCCACCAAGGCGCTGCCGGTCGGCACGATCCTGGACCCGGAAAGCTTCCGCTTCCAGCCCTGGCCCAAGGATCTGATCGAGGCCGCCTATTATCTCAAGGGCGAGGCCGATCCGACCAAGCTGGCGGGCAGCGTGGTGCGCAATCCGATCACGGCGGGCCAGCCGCTCACCCAGGGGGCGATCATCCGCCCCGGTGATCGCGGCTTCCTGGCGGCGGCTCTCGGTCCGGGCATGCGCGCCGTGACGGTGCCCGTCTCTGCCCAGAATTCGGTCGCCGGATTTGTCTTTCCTGGTGATCGCATCGACCTGGTGCTGACCCAGACGGTCGCCGGCGGCGGCGATGGCGCCCCGCTCCGCGTCTCGGAAACGATCCTGCGCAACCTGCGCGTGCTCGCCACCGACCAGCGCACCGACGCCCTGGGGCCAGACGGCAAGCCCGTCGTCCAGACCTATTCCAACGTCACGCTCGAAGTGACGCCCAAGATCGCGGAAAAGATCGCCGTATCGCAAACCATCGGCTCGCTCTCGCTCTCGCTGCGCTCGATCGCCGACACCGCGTCGGATCTGGATGCTGCGATCGCCGGGACCGACGTCGACCTGCCCGACGGCGCCAGCCCGGGTAGCGAGAAGTCGATCATTGCCAAGATCGCGGCCCGCCCGGTCGATCGCGGCTCCACCTATTCCACCGGTGCCGATGTGTCGCGCTACCAGCGCAGCAGCGTCCCGGCCAAGCCCGACGCCGGCATGGCCGTCGCGGGGGCCAATGGCGCACCGGTCGGCACGGCCGTCTTCAAGGGGCCGACCATCCGCATCGCACGCGGTACCAATGTGACCGAAGTTCCGGTCGGGGGGAAGTGA
- the rnhA gene encoding ribonuclease HI codes for MSDLPQVQIFTDGACKGNPGPGGWGAVLRFGDREKEISGGEAQTTNNRMEMMAAVEALNTLKKPCKVTVYTDSKYVMDGITKWIFGWQKRGWKTADNKPVKNVEIWQALVQAAARHDMSWQWVKGHAGHPENERADQLACAAAESFRRGI; via the coding sequence ATGAGCGATCTGCCGCAAGTCCAGATCTTCACCGACGGCGCGTGCAAGGGCAATCCCGGCCCGGGCGGCTGGGGCGCTGTGCTGCGCTTTGGCGACAGAGAGAAGGAAATCTCTGGCGGCGAGGCCCAGACCACCAACAACCGCATGGAAATGATGGCGGCGGTCGAGGCGCTCAACACACTCAAGAAGCCGTGCAAGGTGACCGTCTATACCGACAGCAAATATGTGATGGACGGCATCACCAAATGGATATTCGGCTGGCAGAAGCGCGGCTGGAAGACTGCCGACAACAAGCCGGTCAAGAATGTCGAGATCTGGCAGGCGCTGGTGCAAGCCGCGGCCCGCCACGACATGAGCTGGCAATGGGTCAAGGGCCATGCCGGCCATCCCGAAAATGAACGCGCCGACCAACTGGCCTGCGCGGCAGCCGAAAGCTTTCGGCGCGGCATCTAG
- a CDS encoding DUF1508 domain-containing protein, translating into MAHKFVIEKNKAGEFVAKFKYNSEVIFWTEGYSSKAGAKNAIESVLKNGPGAPVEEAD; encoded by the coding sequence GTGGCGCACAAGTTCGTGATCGAGAAGAACAAGGCAGGCGAGTTCGTCGCCAAGTTCAAATATAACAGCGAAGTTATTTTCTGGACCGAAGGCTACAGTTCCAAGGCTGGTGCCAAGAACGCGATCGAATCCGTTCTGAAAAACGGGCCTGGCGCACCAGTCGAAGAAGCGGACTGA
- a CDS encoding type II and III secretion system protein family protein: MNAINLLARRAAVRPLAAPAIALGLALAMVATPTTALNAAPSSAQDNAILMSVGGSKVVNLSAKMSDVVIANPDVVDVHVRSQNQLYLIAKKPGETTVFVTATNGKVLFSGTVRVGNNLTSIDDMLQLAMPGANIAVNKMNGMVLLTGTIKAPEDAAEAERLTQAFVGKDVTVVSRLLMATPLQVMLQVKIAEVTKDIGHKIGTSFTSVDSSGGKVLGSIGGGTRDFATFDSSTNTWEFTNPTDGSYSLGGVAHLLGMDIAGALDLAESSGLATTLAQPNLTALSGETASFLAGGEYPYTVNNGPSSGNSIQFKQYGVQLAFTPTVLADGRISLRVRPTVSSLDFSVDASVPALKSRTAETTVELGSGQAFMIAGLLNNETGNNINKVPGLGNVPILGSLFKSRSFQRNETELVIVVTPYLVKPMNASDVHLPTDGFRAANVGQGLFLEQGNDGISGAQPHMPTRAPTAPVPPTPGPQASAALPAVASRDEGKPAGKSGGATPGFSF; this comes from the coding sequence ATGAACGCAATCAACCTGCTCGCTCGGCGCGCGGCGGTCCGTCCGCTGGCCGCCCCGGCTATCGCGCTCGGCCTGGCGCTGGCGATGGTCGCGACGCCCACCACGGCGCTCAACGCCGCTCCGTCCTCGGCACAGGACAATGCGATCCTGATGTCGGTCGGCGGCAGCAAGGTGGTCAACTTGTCCGCCAAGATGTCGGATGTAGTGATTGCCAATCCCGATGTGGTGGACGTGCACGTCCGTTCGCAGAACCAGCTCTATCTGATCGCCAAGAAGCCCGGTGAAACCACCGTCTTCGTCACCGCGACCAACGGCAAGGTGCTGTTTTCGGGCACGGTCCGGGTCGGCAACAACCTGACCAGCATCGACGACATGCTGCAGCTGGCGATGCCGGGCGCGAACATCGCGGTCAACAAGATGAACGGCATGGTCCTGCTGACCGGCACGATCAAGGCGCCCGAAGATGCGGCCGAAGCCGAACGCCTGACCCAGGCCTTCGTCGGCAAGGACGTCACCGTGGTCAGCCGCCTGCTGATGGCGACGCCGCTGCAGGTGATGCTCCAGGTCAAGATCGCCGAAGTCACCAAGGATATCGGCCACAAGATCGGCACCAGCTTCACCAGCGTCGACAGCAGTGGCGGCAAGGTTCTGGGCAGCATCGGTGGCGGCACGCGCGATTTCGCCACCTTCGATTCGAGCACCAACACCTGGGAATTCACCAACCCCACCGATGGCTCCTATAGCCTGGGTGGCGTCGCCCATCTGCTGGGCATGGATATTGCCGGGGCGCTCGACCTTGCGGAATCCAGCGGCCTCGCCACCACTTTGGCGCAGCCGAACCTGACTGCATTGTCGGGTGAAACGGCCAGCTTCCTGGCGGGTGGCGAATATCCCTATACCGTCAACAACGGCCCTTCGTCGGGCAACAGCATCCAGTTCAAGCAATATGGCGTGCAACTGGCCTTCACGCCGACGGTGCTCGCCGATGGCCGCATCTCGCTGCGCGTCCGCCCGACGGTGTCCAGCCTCGACTTCTCGGTCGATGCCAGCGTGCCCGCACTCAAGAGCCGGACGGCGGAAACCACGGTCGAACTAGGTTCAGGCCAGGCCTTCATGATCGCCGGCCTGCTCAACAATGAAACCGGCAACAACATCAACAAGGTGCCGGGGCTGGGCAATGTGCCGATCCTGGGCAGCCTGTTCAAGTCGCGCAGCTTCCAGCGTAACGAGACCGAACTGGTGATTGTGGTCACGCCCTATCTGGTCAAGCCGATGAACGCATCGGATGTGCATCTGCCGACCGACGGCTTCCGTGCCGCCAATGTCGGTCAGGGCCTGTTCCTGGAACAGGGCAATGACGGCATCAGTGGCGCCCAGCCGCACATGCCGACCCGCGCGCCGACGGCACCCGTTCCGCCCACGCCCGGACCGCAGGCATCCGCTGCCCTGCCCGCCGTGGCCTCTCGCGACGAGGGCAAGCCCGCCGGCAAGTCCGGTGGCGCGACCCCCGGCTTCAGCTTCTGA
- a CDS encoding prepilin peptidase: MLGEYFRLALLCALGVLLIAAAVTDLRARLISNRLNLAVAALAPLWWLACGLPFWPGMAVQLLVGGLVFGLFALLFAMGMMGGGDVKLLGALALWFPWQAVLTLIVLMAVLGGVVTIATVVHHRIAKKPGQPEIPYGVAISLAALWLLGERYLNQFA, encoded by the coding sequence ATGTTGGGGGAATATTTCAGGCTGGCGCTGCTATGCGCCCTGGGCGTGCTGCTGATCGCTGCCGCGGTCACCGACTTGCGTGCGCGGCTGATCTCCAACCGCCTCAACCTAGCGGTCGCCGCACTGGCGCCGCTCTGGTGGCTGGCCTGCGGCCTGCCATTCTGGCCGGGCATGGCGGTGCAACTGCTGGTCGGCGGACTGGTCTTCGGGCTGTTCGCCCTGCTGTTCGCCATGGGCATGATGGGCGGTGGCGACGTCAAACTGCTTGGCGCGCTGGCGCTGTGGTTTCCCTGGCAGGCCGTGCTGACACTGATTGTACTGATGGCAGTCCTGGGCGGCGTCGTGACGATCGCCACGGTCGTCCATCATCGCATCGCCAAAAAGCCCGGCCAGCCTGAAATTCCTTACGGTGTAGCCATATCGCTGGCGGCTCTGTGGTTGCTTGGCGAACGATATCTTAACCAATTTGCGTGA
- a CDS encoding DUF2235 domain-containing protein, whose amino-acid sequence MEFSRRQNKTDMDEAAAAPELRADAPAPFHTSGKAIIVFSDGTGNSSGKLFKTNVFRLYQALDLGLDPAGQRTQIAYYDNGVGTSSVKLIAILGGIFGFGLRRNLLHLYRFICRNYNDGDKIYAFGFSRGAFTVRLLASLVCEQGIVPYEDERELNYNSADALYRFLDKNRPDIFTGWWQLCRGLRLLVRKGWRMLVRRPMNVPSTARPGIEFLGVWDTVAAYGGPISEITRGIDKYVWPLTMTDYELNPKVRTARHALALDDERDSFWPLLWDEVNEDRRANAPDADDAMRLHFRTRLKQVWFSGMHSDVGGGYPDESLSYVSLVWMMDEIGDRLRFVADEARRIRQFANPFGPMHDSRQGLGVYYRYQPRKISALLHRSVDDVLQFANTSILRDPTIGEKRHRPQGLLLSCKVHESVLERIGNGTDNYAPIVLPRDFDVVRAAGPTGPVEAQSGAPAISLDQAIANLRSPGVAQARAERQENAWDDVWRRRAGYFAVLGLSMLLIAAPLYMHRFAIKPDTDARWVVDTLFAWIGNFVPGFASPWYGAFRELYPLFLVVGLLILLIQFFMTAQSHKLSDRLRIAWWEAFQGQGGTPQPTRLRSIRNSRIYQRALQCLKWQIMPFLFGVGILALFLYIPAIIWSQVSLSFRERSDQLCASTSTLPAPLQGAHYIQQVSADQKCWPSGISVTRDHRYRVTIKPLGRNGPGWQDGSHPVPLQGQSSFDFPLQIQPLMVAGTPFRRVYPARWLEPLVEVRMMPQAKKGEDARARITIERMASLVPAKNVPAPFYAGEFTAPMDGELMLFLNDAVLPVGSSDFFYNGSDISRNAGTARICIEDTDTHFTQRTAGCGIDNWVPD is encoded by the coding sequence ATGGAGTTCAGCCGACGCCAGAACAAGACCGACATGGACGAGGCCGCCGCCGCGCCCGAATTGCGGGCCGACGCCCCGGCCCCGTTTCACACGTCCGGCAAGGCCATTATCGTCTTTTCCGACGGTACCGGTAATAGCAGCGGCAAGCTGTTCAAGACCAATGTCTTCCGCCTCTATCAGGCGCTCGACCTTGGCCTCGATCCTGCCGGCCAACGGACGCAGATCGCTTATTATGACAATGGTGTCGGCACCTCGTCGGTCAAGCTGATCGCTATATTGGGCGGGATATTCGGCTTTGGCCTGCGCCGGAATCTGCTCCATCTCTACCGTTTCATCTGCCGCAACTATAATGACGGCGACAAGATTTACGCCTTCGGCTTCAGTCGCGGCGCCTTCACCGTGCGCCTGCTCGCCAGCCTCGTCTGCGAACAGGGCATCGTGCCATATGAAGATGAGCGGGAACTCAACTATAACAGCGCCGACGCGCTCTACCGCTTTCTGGACAAGAACAGGCCGGACATCTTCACCGGCTGGTGGCAATTATGTCGCGGCCTCCGCCTGCTGGTCCGAAAAGGATGGCGGATGCTGGTCCGTCGACCGATGAACGTGCCCAGCACGGCGCGCCCGGGAATCGAGTTTCTGGGCGTGTGGGACACGGTCGCCGCCTATGGGGGGCCGATCAGCGAAATCACGCGTGGCATCGACAAATATGTCTGGCCGCTGACGATGACCGATTATGAACTTAACCCCAAGGTCCGCACGGCGCGCCACGCGCTGGCCCTGGACGACGAGCGCGACTCCTTCTGGCCGCTGCTCTGGGACGAGGTCAATGAGGACCGGCGAGCCAATGCCCCCGACGCCGACGATGCGATGCGGCTGCATTTCCGAACCCGCCTCAAGCAGGTCTGGTTCAGCGGCATGCATTCTGATGTCGGCGGCGGCTATCCTGACGAAAGCCTGAGCTATGTCTCGCTGGTCTGGATGATGGACGAGATTGGCGACCGGTTGCGCTTTGTTGCGGACGAAGCCCGCCGCATTCGCCAATTCGCCAATCCGTTCGGCCCGATGCACGATTCGCGGCAGGGACTGGGCGTCTATTATCGCTATCAGCCGCGCAAGATATCCGCGCTGCTGCACCGCAGCGTCGACGATGTGCTGCAATTTGCCAACACCAGCATTTTGCGCGACCCGACCATTGGCGAGAAGCGACACCGCCCTCAGGGCCTTTTGCTGTCCTGCAAGGTCCATGAAAGCGTTCTTGAACGGATCGGCAATGGCACCGATAATTATGCACCGATCGTGCTGCCGCGCGATTTCGACGTTGTGCGTGCAGCCGGTCCCACCGGCCCGGTCGAAGCCCAGAGTGGTGCCCCTGCCATCTCGCTCGACCAGGCCATCGCCAATCTACGGTCGCCCGGCGTGGCGCAGGCCCGGGCCGAACGGCAGGAAAATGCCTGGGACGATGTCTGGCGCCGCCGGGCCGGCTATTTCGCGGTACTGGGGCTCAGCATGCTGCTCATCGCCGCGCCGCTCTATATGCACCGCTTCGCGATCAAACCGGACACCGATGCGCGCTGGGTGGTGGATACCCTCTTCGCCTGGATCGGCAATTTCGTGCCCGGCTTCGCCAGTCCCTGGTATGGCGCCTTTCGCGAACTCTATCCGCTGTTTCTCGTGGTGGGCCTGCTGATCCTGCTGATCCAGTTCTTCATGACCGCGCAATCGCACAAATTGTCGGATCGGCTCAGGATCGCCTGGTGGGAAGCCTTTCAGGGGCAGGGCGGCACGCCACAGCCCACCAGATTGCGGTCAATCCGCAACAGCCGCATCTATCAACGCGCCCTGCAATGCCTGAAATGGCAGATCATGCCCTTCCTGTTCGGTGTCGGCATATTGGCACTCTTCCTCTATATCCCCGCCATCATCTGGTCCCAGGTCTCGCTCAGCTTCCGCGAGCGTAGCGACCAGCTATGCGCCAGCACCAGCACCCTCCCCGCACCACTGCAGGGCGCACATTATATCCAGCAGGTGTCCGCCGACCAAAAATGCTGGCCGTCCGGGATCAGCGTGACCCGCGATCATCGCTACCGCGTCACCATCAAGCCCCTGGGCAGAAATGGTCCCGGCTGGCAGGATGGAAGCCATCCGGTCCCCCTGCAGGGCCAGTCCAGTTTCGATTTCCCGCTCCAGATCCAGCCGTTAATGGTCGCAGGCACGCCCTTCCGCCGGGTCTATCCGGCGCGCTGGCTCGAACCGTTGGTGGAAGTCCGCATGATGCCACAGGCCAAGAAGGGCGAGGATGCACGCGCACGCATCACGATCGAACGCATGGCCTCGCTGGTTCCGGCCAAGAACGTCCCCGCCCCCTTCTACGCGGGCGAATTTACCGCGCCGATGGATGGCGAACTGATGCTGTTCCTCAACGACGCCGTACTACCTGTCGGCTCGTCCGATTTCTTTTATAATGGATCCGACATCTCGCGAAATGCGGGTACAGCCCGCATCTGCATAGAAGACACCGACACGCATTTCACCCAGCGCACAGCCGGGTGCGGCATCGACAATTGGGTACCTGACTGA
- a CDS encoding CpaD family pilus assembly protein: MTPKSRKTLVRLGTLALLALPLAACSTDDANRSVESVHQPVVSYASYTFDVQAGGNGRLAASEAGRLNDWFASINLGYGDQVAIVTDAGYYSPSLGDDIANVVARRGLLMSEDSSAAAGAAPEGSVRLVVRRATASVPGCPDWSMKAESSLDLATSSNFGCGVNSNLAAMVANPEDLVRGQTTDSELRTATSNRAITTYREKAPTGSGELKQMSAGGQ, encoded by the coding sequence ATGACGCCCAAGTCCCGCAAGACCCTCGTCCGCCTCGGCACCCTCGCCCTGCTGGCGCTGCCACTCGCGGCCTGCTCCACCGACGATGCCAATCGCAGCGTGGAATCGGTCCACCAGCCGGTGGTCAGCTATGCCTCCTACACCTTCGACGTGCAGGCGGGCGGCAATGGCCGCCTCGCCGCTTCGGAGGCGGGACGGCTCAACGACTGGTTTGCCTCGATCAACCTTGGCTATGGCGATCAGGTCGCGATCGTGACCGACGCGGGCTATTATAGTCCGTCACTGGGTGACGATATCGCCAACGTCGTTGCACGTCGCGGCCTGCTGATGAGCGAAGACAGTTCCGCCGCCGCTGGCGCTGCACCGGAAGGCAGCGTGCGCCTGGTCGTGCGTCGCGCGACGGCCAGCGTGCCGGGCTGCCCCGATTGGTCCATGAAGGCCGAAAGCAGCCTCGACCTGGCGACATCCTCGAACTTCGGCTGCGGCGTCAACAGCAACCTTGCCGCCATGGTCGCCAATCCGGAAGACCTGGTCCGCGGCCAGACCACCGATAGCGAATTGCGGACCGCCACATCGAACCGCGCGATCACCACATATCGCGAGAAGGCCCCGACCGGTTCGGGTGAACTCAAGCAGATGTCGGCAGGAGGCCAGTAA
- the thrB gene encoding homoserine kinase, with product MAVYTHVPAEEIDIFLTRYDAGRLVSAKGIAEGVENSNYLLETTGHDGNGHRYILTLYEKRVDEADLPFFMDLLDHLGARGCLVPRFIADQNGTRLQQLGGRPACLIEFLTGISVTEPTPAQARACGMALGELHMAAQGFAGERRNALDKDGWHGLAAKCGDDFDQIAPGLGTRVAEELAFLDAHWPADLPRSVIHADLFPDNVLMLGDRVTGLIDFYFSCTDIRAYDLAVTHSAWCFSNDGSRWFGDRAAALGAGYAQAHGLTDAERAAFPILCRGAALRFMLTRAYDWINTPADALVTRKDPLAYLRRLDFYAKADPAELLGA from the coding sequence ATGGCCGTCTATACCCATGTTCCCGCCGAAGAGATCGACATCTTCCTCACCCGCTATGACGCCGGCCGACTGGTGTCCGCCAAGGGCATCGCCGAAGGGGTGGAAAACAGCAATTACCTGCTGGAAACCACTGGCCATGACGGAAACGGCCATCGCTATATCCTAACCCTCTATGAAAAGCGGGTGGATGAGGCGGACCTGCCCTTCTTCATGGATCTGCTCGACCATCTGGGCGCACGCGGCTGCCTCGTCCCGCGCTTCATCGCCGACCAGAACGGCACGCGCCTGCAACAACTGGGCGGCCGCCCTGCCTGCCTGATCGAGTTCCTGACCGGCATTTCCGTGACCGAGCCGACCCCGGCCCAGGCGCGCGCCTGCGGCATGGCGCTGGGCGAATTGCACATGGCGGCACAGGGCTTTGCCGGCGAACGGCGCAATGCGCTCGACAAGGATGGCTGGCACGGGCTGGCGGCCAAATGCGGCGATGATTTCGACCAGATCGCACCGGGTCTGGGCACCCGCGTGGCAGAGGAACTGGCCTTTCTCGACGCCCACTGGCCCGCTGACCTTCCCCGTTCGGTGATCCATGCCGACCTGTTCCCCGACAATGTGCTGATGCTGGGAGATCGGGTCACGGGCCTGATCGACTTCTATTTCAGCTGCACCGACATCCGTGCCTATGATCTGGCCGTCACCCACAGCGCCTGGTGCTTCAGCAATGATGGCAGTCGATGGTTCGGCGACCGTGCCGCCGCCCTCGGCGCAGGCTATGCCCAGGCACACGGCCTTACCGATGCGGAAAGGGCGGCCTTCCCCATCCTGTGTCGTGGCGCTGCACTGCGCTTCATGCTGACCCGTGCCTATGACTGGATCAACACCCCGGCGGATGCGCTGGTGACGCGCAAGGATCCGCTTGCCTATCTGCGGCGGCTGGATTTCTATGCGAAGGCTGATCCGGCGGAGTTGCTCGGCGCATGA
- a CDS encoding FAD-dependent oxidoreductase has product MNGPDIVIVGGGMAGASLGAALAGQARVLILEMEERAGYHATGRSVAFWEETYGGPLVQPLTTASGPLLATPDGEFSDRPFLSPRRTLHIGRAEDRTLHDALLADFAGRVDLQPVDPAALVPGLRPDWTLGILEPSCRDIDVAALHQAFLRRFRNLGGTIRLGTRLERARATDGGWRIETQDGAIDCAILVNAAGAWADDVARACGVTPIGITPYRRTVAQLRVPAMPGGELPLVMDLQGRFYFKPDGPDRIWLTPHDEVASPPCDAAPEELAVAQAIARFEAAVDWPIAAVERRWAGLRSFAPDRAPVYGFDPGHDGFFWFAGQGGFGIQTAPAAALLGASLLTGNARPEAVASIDATTYAADRFR; this is encoded by the coding sequence TTGAACGGACCCGATATCGTCATTGTGGGTGGCGGCATGGCCGGCGCCAGCCTGGGCGCGGCGTTGGCCGGGCAGGCGCGCGTGCTGATCCTGGAAATGGAGGAGCGTGCCGGTTATCACGCCACCGGCCGCTCCGTCGCTTTCTGGGAAGAGACCTATGGCGGGCCTTTGGTCCAGCCGCTGACGACGGCGTCGGGGCCATTGTTGGCGACGCCGGATGGCGAGTTCAGCGATCGACCTTTCCTGTCACCGCGTCGCACGCTGCATATCGGCCGGGCCGAGGATCGGACGTTGCACGATGCGCTGTTGGCGGATTTCGCTGGCAGGGTCGATTTGCAGCCGGTTGATCCGGCGGCGCTGGTGCCTGGGTTGCGGCCCGACTGGACATTGGGGATATTGGAACCGAGTTGCCGCGACATTGATGTGGCAGCGCTGCACCAGGCCTTTCTGCGCCGGTTCCGGAACCTGGGTGGCACGATCAGGCTGGGCACGCGGCTGGAGCGGGCAAGGGCGACCGACGGCGGCTGGCGGATCGAGACGCAGGATGGCGCGATAGACTGCGCCATCCTGGTCAATGCGGCGGGCGCCTGGGCCGATGATGTGGCGCGCGCCTGCGGCGTGACGCCGATCGGCATCACCCCCTATCGCCGTACGGTCGCCCAGCTGCGCGTACCGGCCATGCCCGGGGGCGAATTGCCGCTGGTCATGGACTTGCAGGGTCGCTTTTATTTCAAGCCCGACGGTCCCGACCGGATATGGCTGACCCCGCATGACGAGGTGGCGTCGCCACCCTGCGACGCGGCCCCCGAGGAATTGGCGGTCGCGCAGGCCATTGCGCGTTTCGAGGCAGCGGTCGACTGGCCGATTGCGGCGGTCGAGCGCCGATGGGCCGGGCTGCGCAGCTTCGCACCTGACCGCGCCCCTGTTTATGGATTTGATCCAGGGCATGACGGCTTTTTCTGGTTCGCCGGGCAGGGCGGCTTTGGCATTCAGACGGCGCCGGCGGCGGCCCTGCTGGGCGCGAGCCTGCTGACGGGTAATGCACGGCCGGAAGCGGTTGCCAGCATAGATGCCACTACCTATGCTGCCGATCGGTTTCGGTAA